The following are from one region of the Hymenobacter sp. YIM 151858-1 genome:
- the rlmB gene encoding 23S rRNA (guanosine(2251)-2'-O)-methyltransferase RlmB produces the protein MNEGRPSFKKYPPRQQSAERSADMIFGLRPILEALHAGKTFEKVFLLKGQKHSLVAEISELARAADTPVSLVPIEKLNALTRKNHQGAVAFLSPIDYAPLDNLLAGLYEQGKNPLVLVLDRITDVRNFGAIARSAECLGVDAIVVPSRGAAQLNGDALKTSAGALTRVPVCREPNLHSTIRRLKDSGLQVVACTEKGNETLEKATIDMTGPLLVVMGSEEDGISPDLLELADARLRIPMIGQIGSLNVSVASGILLYEVLRQRLIN, from the coding sequence ATGAACGAAGGCCGCCCCTCCTTTAAAAAATATCCGCCCCGCCAGCAGTCGGCCGAGCGCTCGGCCGATATGATTTTCGGCCTGCGCCCCATCCTGGAAGCGTTGCATGCGGGCAAAACCTTCGAGAAGGTTTTCCTGCTGAAGGGCCAGAAGCACAGCCTGGTGGCCGAAATCAGCGAGTTGGCCCGCGCCGCCGATACGCCGGTTTCGCTGGTGCCCATCGAGAAGCTCAACGCCCTTACCCGCAAAAACCACCAGGGCGCGGTGGCCTTTTTGTCGCCCATCGACTACGCTCCGCTCGACAACCTGCTGGCCGGCTTGTATGAACAGGGCAAGAACCCGCTGGTGCTCGTGCTCGACCGCATTACCGATGTGCGCAACTTTGGCGCCATTGCCCGCTCGGCCGAGTGCCTGGGCGTAGATGCCATTGTGGTACCTAGCCGTGGTGCCGCCCAGCTCAACGGCGACGCGCTCAAGACCTCGGCCGGTGCCCTTACGCGCGTGCCGGTATGCCGCGAGCCCAACCTGCACTCCACCATCCGCCGCCTCAAAGACTCGGGCCTGCAAGTAGTGGCCTGTACCGAAAAAGGCAACGAAACCCTCGAAAAAGCCACCATCGACATGACCGGCCCGCTGCTGGTAGTGATGGGCAGCGAGGAAGACGGCATCAGCCCCGACCTGCTCGAGCTGGCCGACGCCCGCCTGCGCATCCCGATGATCGGCCAGATTGGCTCGCTGAATGTGTCGGTAGCCAGCGGCATTTTGCTCTACGAAGTACTGCGCCAGCGGCTGATCAATTAA
- a CDS encoding GWxTD domain-containing protein, whose translation MRVLLVLLLLFGGAAANGQRLPAPARLNLAGLYQTQQHAVAEARREGDSLRLYVRFPRSGGVLQPRQGLRVVAWAGYDARQPLWQDTVRLRSFVAADAEQPPVLDFCVPVAALQSAKMLAVWPGNAMPDHPGTAAWLALTPEVLSRPFVLTDSSNQPLLRRYLLANEVVQIDCYGPDRPATLRRYPADFAPALPPHTNPAIQGASSRTLTAQAVTKLRPGQWLRITEPGLYTLQVADATPLGLLAQPPGYPLVRTAPELIEPLRYLSTSAERERLLRAESPKRAVDQFWLRAAADQQPIARQLIRTFYGRVEDANRLFSAHKPGWMTDRGLLYVVLGPPERVLRTSTEERWEYNDPVQGGPYVFRPKPSTFAAEYYELVRRPEHEWLWFRAVEQWRKGLTVPQGAAR comes from the coding sequence ATGCGTGTGCTACTCGTTTTGCTTTTGCTGTTTGGGGGCGCCGCCGCAAACGGGCAACGCTTGCCTGCGCCTGCTCGCCTGAACCTGGCCGGCCTTTACCAAACGCAGCAACACGCCGTAGCCGAGGCCCGGCGCGAGGGCGACAGTTTGCGCCTGTATGTGCGGTTTCCTAGGTCGGGCGGGGTGCTGCAACCCAGGCAGGGCTTGCGGGTAGTGGCCTGGGCCGGCTACGATGCCCGGCAGCCCCTGTGGCAGGACACCGTGCGGCTGCGTTCCTTTGTTGCCGCCGATGCGGAACAGCCTCCTGTGCTTGACTTCTGCGTACCGGTGGCGGCGCTGCAATCGGCCAAAATGCTGGCGGTGTGGCCCGGCAACGCCATGCCCGACCACCCCGGTACCGCGGCGTGGCTGGCGCTTACGCCCGAGGTACTGAGCCGGCCATTTGTGCTTACCGACTCCAGCAACCAGCCGCTGCTGCGCCGCTACCTGCTGGCCAATGAAGTGGTGCAGATTGATTGCTACGGTCCCGACCGACCTGCCACGCTGCGCCGCTACCCCGCCGACTTCGCCCCTGCCCTGCCGCCCCACACCAACCCCGCCATTCAGGGGGCCAGCAGCCGTACCCTCACGGCGCAAGCCGTAACCAAATTGCGCCCCGGCCAGTGGCTACGCATTACCGAACCGGGGCTTTACACGCTGCAAGTAGCCGATGCTACGCCCCTGGGTTTGCTGGCGCAGCCGCCTGGGTACCCGCTGGTACGAACAGCCCCGGAGCTGATAGAGCCGCTGCGCTACCTCAGTACCTCGGCCGAACGCGAACGGCTATTGCGGGCCGAGTCGCCGAAGCGCGCCGTCGATCAGTTTTGGCTGCGCGCGGCCGCCGATCAGCAACCCATAGCGCGGCAGCTAATTCGCACATTTTACGGGCGGGTCGAAGATGCCAACCGCCTGTTTTCGGCCCACAAGCCCGGTTGGATGACCGATCGGGGCCTGCTGTACGTGGTACTTGGCCCGCCCGAACGCGTACTGCGCACCAGCACCGAAGAACGCTGGGAGTACAACGACCCCGTGCAGGGCGGCCCTTACGTGTTCCGCCCCAAACCCAGTACCTTTGCAGCTGAATACTACGAATTGGTGCGCCGGCCCGAGCACGAATGGCTCTGGTTTCGTGCCGTGGAGCAATGGAGAAAAGGTTTGACCGTCCCGCAGGGGGCCGCCCGATGA
- a CDS encoding protein O-mannosyl-transferase family, with amino-acid sequence MQRYSRLNNLVGWLVFAIATVTYLLTLEPTASFWDCGEFIACSYKLLVPHPPGAPTFLLLGRLFSLLSFGDVTKVAVLVNALSALSSSFTVLFLFWSITMLAKKLVMHRPGMHDDRTLEPTKGQTLLILGSGIVGALALTFSDSFWFNAVEAEVYAMSSLCTAVVVWLMLKWENRADEADSDKWLILIAYAMGLSIGVHLLNLLAIPALGLIYYFRRTAQPTWVGGLITLVISSIIVGLILVGIIPGLPSIAGSIEVFFVNSIGLPFNSGVIFFLILFVGLLWFGFRYSFRSGNRLLNTALLSLVFILIGYTSYLIIPIRSSFLPTINENTPNDVLSFVSYLKREQYGDRPLLYGPQFNAQPIDQKEGAPRYVRQGDKYVVAEHRLETIYDDADKMLLPRLYSPDPGHIQQYQKWVDIQPDSKPTMGQNLGFLFRYQMGHMYWRYFLWNFVGRDSDVQQAGVMWPTEAGKSGLPERIADSKARNNFFAIPLLLGVLGLIFHVRRDGRNALVVGLLFLFTGLAIVVYLNQPPIEPRERDYTFTGATYAFAIWIGLGVLGLADLLRAVLKADSLRGGAAVALGLLAPVVMAAQGWDDHDRSDRYNSVDSAKNLLNSLQPNAILFTNGDNDTFPLWYAQEVEGVRTDVRVAVLSYLNTDWYIDQMKRRSYKSQPLPISMENATYRQGTNDYLPFVENPSVASVNLSEFLQLVKQNSPLLQVQTQSGRPLLSFPTRKFYLPIDTTAVEKLGIIPAERRGQLVSRMEWDMGRGAIEKKNLVILDMLATNNWQRPIYFSSTVNSQDFMSLQPYFQLEGLAYRVLPLKDPNYDPRGLNEGYVVNDQMYDILMKRFAYRNLDRADIFYDENNLRFPANYRDKFYRLAQSYVDAGNLPKAKEVMDYCFKVMPDKSIPYDYYVPQFVVPLVKVGETQKANEIMDTMTSRAQQSLAYYSASPEAGLFDMEMQLSLLTLQSVYRAAEQIGDRTRATRALQLLQQYYPQG; translated from the coding sequence CGGCGAGTTTATTGCCTGCTCCTACAAGCTGTTGGTGCCGCACCCGCCCGGGGCGCCTACCTTCCTGCTCCTGGGGCGCCTGTTCTCGCTCCTGTCGTTCGGCGACGTAACCAAGGTGGCCGTGCTGGTCAATGCGTTGTCGGCGCTTAGCTCGTCGTTCACGGTGCTGTTCCTGTTCTGGAGCATTACCATGCTGGCCAAAAAGCTGGTGATGCACCGCCCCGGCATGCACGACGACCGCACCCTGGAGCCGACAAAAGGCCAAACCCTGCTCATTTTGGGCAGCGGCATAGTAGGTGCCCTGGCCCTCACCTTTTCCGATTCGTTCTGGTTCAACGCCGTGGAGGCCGAGGTGTACGCCATGTCGTCGTTGTGCACGGCGGTGGTGGTGTGGCTGATGCTGAAGTGGGAAAACCGCGCCGACGAAGCTGACTCCGATAAGTGGCTGATTCTGATAGCCTACGCAATGGGCCTCAGCATTGGCGTGCACTTGCTCAACCTGCTGGCCATTCCGGCCTTGGGTCTGATTTACTACTTCCGCCGTACGGCCCAGCCTACCTGGGTGGGCGGCCTGATTACCCTGGTTATCAGCAGCATTATCGTGGGGCTGATTCTGGTGGGCATCATCCCCGGCCTGCCTTCCATTGCGGGCAGCATCGAGGTGTTCTTCGTCAACTCCATCGGCCTGCCCTTCAACTCGGGCGTCATCTTCTTCCTCATTCTGTTCGTCGGGCTGCTGTGGTTTGGCTTCCGCTACTCGTTCCGGAGCGGCAACCGCCTGCTGAACACGGCCCTGCTCAGCCTGGTGTTTATCCTGATCGGCTACACCTCGTACCTGATCATCCCGATTCGCTCGTCGTTCCTGCCCACCATCAACGAGAACACGCCCAACGACGTGCTTTCGTTTGTGAGCTACCTGAAGCGCGAGCAGTACGGCGACCGGCCCCTGCTCTACGGCCCGCAGTTCAACGCCCAGCCCATCGACCAGAAAGAGGGCGCGCCGCGCTACGTGCGGCAAGGCGATAAGTACGTGGTAGCCGAGCACCGCCTGGAAACCATCTACGACGACGCCGACAAGATGCTGCTGCCGCGCCTGTACTCGCCCGACCCCGGCCACATTCAGCAGTACCAGAAGTGGGTTGATATTCAGCCCGACAGCAAGCCCACCATGGGCCAGAACCTAGGCTTTCTGTTCCGCTACCAGATGGGCCACATGTACTGGCGCTACTTCCTGTGGAACTTCGTGGGCCGCGACTCCGACGTGCAGCAAGCCGGCGTGATGTGGCCCACCGAGGCCGGCAAAAGCGGCTTGCCCGAACGCATTGCCGACAGCAAAGCCCGCAACAACTTCTTTGCTATTCCGCTCCTGCTGGGCGTACTGGGCCTGATCTTCCACGTGCGCCGCGACGGCCGCAACGCCCTCGTGGTGGGTCTGCTGTTCCTGTTCACGGGCCTGGCCATTGTGGTGTACCTCAACCAGCCGCCCATCGAGCCGCGCGAGCGTGACTACACCTTTACGGGTGCCACCTACGCCTTTGCCATCTGGATTGGCCTGGGCGTGCTCGGCCTTGCCGACTTGCTGAGGGCCGTACTGAAAGCCGATAGCCTGCGCGGCGGCGCGGCCGTAGCCCTAGGTCTGCTGGCGCCCGTGGTAATGGCGGCCCAGGGTTGGGACGACCACGACCGCTCCGACCGCTACAACTCCGTTGATTCGGCCAAAAACCTGCTGAACTCGCTGCAGCCCAACGCCATCCTGTTCACCAACGGCGACAACGACACCTTCCCGCTGTGGTACGCGCAGGAGGTGGAAGGCGTGCGCACCGACGTGCGCGTGGCCGTGCTCAGCTACCTGAACACCGACTGGTACATCGATCAGATGAAGCGCCGCAGCTACAAGTCGCAGCCACTGCCCATCTCGATGGAAAACGCCACCTACCGCCAGGGCACCAACGACTACCTGCCGTTTGTGGAGAACCCCTCGGTGGCCTCGGTAAACCTCAGCGAGTTTCTGCAGCTCGTGAAGCAGAACTCGCCGCTGCTGCAGGTGCAAACCCAAAGCGGCCGTCCGTTGCTCTCGTTCCCCACGCGCAAGTTTTACCTGCCCATCGATACCACGGCCGTTGAAAAGCTGGGCATTATCCCGGCCGAGCGCCGCGGCCAATTGGTGTCGCGCATGGAGTGGGACATGGGCCGCGGGGCCATCGAGAAGAAAAACCTGGTGATTCTGGACATGCTGGCCACCAACAACTGGCAGCGCCCGATCTACTTCTCCTCTACCGTGAACTCGCAGGACTTTATGAGCCTGCAGCCGTACTTCCAACTCGAGGGCCTGGCCTACCGCGTGTTGCCGCTGAAGGACCCCAACTACGATCCGCGCGGCCTCAACGAAGGCTACGTGGTGAATGATCAGATGTACGACATCCTGATGAAGCGCTTTGCCTACCGCAACCTCGACCGCGCCGACATCTTCTACGACGAAAACAACCTGCGCTTCCCGGCCAACTACCGCGACAAGTTCTACCGCCTGGCGCAGAGCTACGTGGATGCCGGCAACCTGCCCAAAGCCAAGGAGGTAATGGACTACTGCTTCAAGGTGATGCCCGACAAGAGCATTCCGTACGACTACTACGTGCCGCAGTTTGTGGTGCCGCTGGTGAAAGTAGGCGAAACGCAGAAGGCCAACGAAATCATGGACACCATGACGAGCCGCGCCCAGCAGAGCCTGGCCTATTACAGCGCCTCACCCGAAGCGGGCCTGTTCGACATGGAAATGCAGCTGAGCCTGCTCACGCTGCAGAGCGTGTACCGCGCCGCCGAGCAAATCGGCGACCGTACGCGCGCCACCCGCGCCCTGCAGCTGCTGCAGCAGTACTACCCGCAGGGCTAG